AATAAAATTAAATCTGCCAGACCCACGGCAGTCAATCTTATCTGGGCGACGGACAGAGTTCTGGCTAAAATTCTGGAACTAGACAGTGCCATAGAAGCAATTGCCGCGGCAAAAAAAGAGGCTGAAAGGATTGCCGATGAAGAGGCCGAAAACTGCAGAGACATAGGCAACCACGGCTTGAAACTGATTGAGCAAATCAGTCGCTCAAAAAACGGAAATACGGTCAACGTACTGACCCATTGCAATGCAGGCTGGCTTGCCTGCGTTGAATACGGCACGGCCACCGCCCCCATTTATGCGGCATTTGACACAGGAATAGATGTGCATGTATGGGTGGACGAAACCAGGCCCCTTAACCAGGGAGCAAGGCTGACTGCCTGGGAACTTGAAAAACATGGGGTAAAACATACGGTCATTACCGACAACGCCGGCGGCCATCTCATGCAACACGGCCTGGTGGATATGGTGATCGTCGGTACGGACCGAACCACCTATACCGGTGATGTTGCAAATAAAATCGGTACCTACTTAAAAGCGCTTGCAGCCCGTGACAATCATATTCCTTTTTATGTCGCTCTTCCGTCCAGCACTTTTGACTGGTCATTGAGAAACGGAATCAAGGAGATTCCCATAGAAAAACGTGATCCGGATGAAATAAGATACATACAGGGCTTAGATAACAACACCCTATCAAGAGTGCTGGTTCCTCCCCCTGAAAGCCCAGTGGCAAATTACGCATTTGACGTCACGCCGGCAAGGCTTGTAACCGGTTTTATAACCGAAAGGGGAATCTGCCAGGCAAATGAAGAGGATATAAAAAGATTGTTTCCGGAAAAAATATCGGCGCGTAAATAGGACCCTTGATTCAACTCTGTTTATTTTCCAACTCGTTTTTTATAGCGATTCCTATTTTTTCTATAGTGTATGGTTTTTTAATATAGGCGCCGGCACCCAGTTT
Above is a genomic segment from Thermodesulfobacteriota bacterium containing:
- the mtnA gene encoding S-methyl-5-thioribose-1-phosphate isomerase codes for the protein MKVNGRQMRPIWLDENSKIVKIIDQRRLPHEFVVEELTTVDDVIRAIKDMYVRGAPLIGATAGYGVYLATLNSPSTTMSKDYLLKECNKIKSARPTAVNLIWATDRVLAKILELDSAIEAIAAAKKEAERIADEEAENCRDIGNHGLKLIEQISRSKNGNTVNVLTHCNAGWLACVEYGTATAPIYAAFDTGIDVHVWVDETRPLNQGARLTAWELEKHGVKHTVITDNAGGHLMQHGLVDMVIVGTDRTTYTGDVANKIGTYLKALAARDNHIPFYVALPSSTFDWSLRNGIKEIPIEKRDPDEIRYIQGLDNNTLSRVLVPPPESPVANYAFDVTPARLVTGFITERGICQANEEDIKRLFPEKISARK